The Rhodoferax ferrireducens T118 DNA segment TGATTGTGTTTAAACCTGTTGATTTTGAAGGCATTTTCCCTCTCGCAACGGACTTCGTCCGCGGTATTCAGCAGGGCGTTCGTGTCCCAGCGAGTGTCCAAGACGCCATTCGAATCTGTCGAACGGTCAACTGGTTTCGCGCTCTTCAATTAAGAGCAGGTCTTACCTCGGCGTATGCGATGCAAAGGACATTCGACAGGGAAACATTCGTCCGCCGACCGGGAAGACCCACGTTCCATAGCCATAAGTGGGGTGCATATCGGACTGGTCGGCACATGCCGTAAGCTTCACTGATCGAGCAGGTCAATCAGCATATGCCCGGCTCTGCCCGAGAATTCCATCGGGTCCTGTGGACAGCGCTCGATATGGACAAACCTATTGGAAGACGGGCCAATGCTCTCTTGGGACAGTTGGAACTTGGCATCCAGCGGGCCATTTTTGCCTCCATTTCGTCCGCTGGTTCTAAATCAAGTTGGCGAGAACCCTCGAACGGGCGGCTAGTAGACTCCCTCGCTGGCAAGGCCTGCTTGGATTCGCTGGCTGCGGTCACGATATTTACAAGAACAGCGATAGAGCAGGATAACTAAAGGTTAGCGTTTTTCTGGGCCCGTGAAACTTACTACACACTGATCAAGCTTGGACTTGAAATGTACAGACGGGGCATCGGCTATGACATCGTGAATCTGTATAGAAACTTCATATTTAGCAAAATACGCTGGCATGGATGTCAGTTTCACGATAGCAAATTTGATATCGTGAAAGCAGGTGCCTGGATTGCAACTTTGCCTTACGAGACACCAGGGACGAGGGATAGACGCCTCAGTTGGGAGCAGCGGGTTGAGTTAATGTCGCTTCTGCTGAAAGGCAGATTTGGATGGGATGTTTTTTTGCCATGAGACCGCAGTGGATTCCGGTTGACTGGAACGCTGACGCGGATGCCCGTCTTGGGTTTGTCAGGGCACAACGATTGCGGCATTGGGGATGGCAGTCTGTCACGGGCCAAGCATCCCCCTCCGACTGGCCACCTATGGACGTCTTTATGAAATCATGAAGTGCTGATCTGAATGGCGATTTGTCTACTATTTATGAATATCAGACGAGAAATCTATAAATTAGTTGTCATTAATGTGATCTAATTCTGAGTAAATGCTGCCAGTGGCTCTATATAAATCAACAAGTTAGAGCACATATGCAGTCCACTAATTATGCAAACTCCCTTATTGATCATGAGCAAACTGGTTACGTACGATCTTGCGGATGGGGTTGCCACGCTGGCGCTGGACAATGGCAAGGTGAATGCCATGTCGCCCGATCTGATTGTCGACTTCAATCAGGCGCTGGACCAGGCCGAGCATGATCGCGCGGTGGTGATCGTGACCGGCAAGCCGGGCATTCTGTCCGGTGGATTCGATCTGAAGGTCATGATGTCCAGCCCGCAAAATGCGATTGACCTGGTGACCGCCGGGTCAAAGCTGACGCGTCGCATGCTGGCCCACCCGTTTCCGCTCATCGTCGCCTGTCCGGGTCACGCCGTTGCCAAGGGCGCTTTTTTGTTGCTGGCAGCCGACTACCGAATTGGCGTCGAGGGGCCATTCAATATCGGGCTCAACGAGGTGCAGATCGGCATGACCATGCACCATGTCGGTATCGAACTGGCGCGTGACCGCTTGAGCCCGGCGGCCTTTCAGCGCTCTGTCATCAGCGCTGAAATGTTCAATCCTCAGGGAGCGCTGGTCGCGGGCTTTTTTGACCAGGTGGTTGCCGTTGATCAGTTGCTGGTCACGGCCCAGGAAGTCGCCCAGCGTTTGAAGAAAATCAACATGACGGCGCACAAGAACACCAAACTCAAGGCCCGCCAGGCACTGTTGGACAGACTCGACAGCGGCCTGGAACGCGACAAAATAAGCGGCTTGCACTAAACCAAAACAAGGAGCACGCCAGGGCTGGCGAAGACTTCGCCTACCCTGCCTTTCCCTTGAGCGCCGTTAAGGCAGCTAGCTCTTGGGCATGTCGCGCAGATCGCGGCGCAGGATTTTCCCGATCGGCGTCTTGGGTAATTCATCGCAAAACGCGATGTGGCGCGGCATCTTGTAGCCGGTCAGTTGGGTCTTGCAGTGCGCAAGGATATCGTCTTTCGTGAGGCTGGGGTCTTTTCTGACAACCACCACTTTCACCGCTTCGCCCGTTTTTTCATCGGGTATGCCCACCGCTCCGCATTCAAGCACCCCAGGATGCATCGCGATCACGCTCTCGATTTCGTTCGGGTAGACGTTGAAACCAGAGACCAAAATCATGTCTTTTTTGCGGTCGGTGATGGCGAAGTAGCCCTCACCGTCCAGGTGCCCGACATCGCCGGTCTTTAACCAACCGTCCTGCATCACCTTGGCCGTTTCTGCCGGGTTGTTCCAGTAACCCTTCATCACTTGCGGGCCGCGGATGCAAATCTCGCCTGTGTGTTGCTCCAGATCGCCCTCGCCGTGCCAGACCGGCAACTCGTTGAAGTGTTCGTCCCGGATCGACACCTCAGTGGACGGGATGGGCAAACCTATTTTTCCATTCCAGGGTGTAGCCAGCGGATTGGCGCAGACCCCCGGCGAGGTTTCTGTGAGACCATAGGCTTCCGTGATGTAACGCCCAGTGACTTGCTGCCAACGCTCGGCCACGGTCTTTTGCACGGCGGCACCACCGCCCACCACCACCTTCAACGTCGAAAAGTCGAGTTGGTCGAAGCCCGGGGCATTCAAGAGGCCGTTGAACAAGGTATTAACGCCGGTCATGACGCTGAACTTCCAGCGCCCGAGCTCCTTGATCAGTGCCGGCAAGTCGCGCGGATTGGTAATCAGCACGATCAGGCTCCCCCACTTCATGAACGACAGGGTCGAGGTCAGGCAAAAGATGTGATACAGCGGCAATGGCGCAATGGCAATCTCGCGGCCTTCCTGAAAGCTCGCCGATATCCAGACGCCTGTTTGCTCCACGTTGGCCAGGATGTTGCGGTGGGTCAGCATGGCACCCTTTGAGACACCGGTGGTGCCGCCGGTGTATTGCAGGAATGCGATGTCCTCGCGCTTCACTTGAACCGGCTTGAACGACGACCTTGCGCCGCGTGCCAGCGCCGCCCGAAAGCCAATCGCGCCATCAATGCGCCAGGCAGGCACCATCTTTTTGACCTTCTTGATGACGAAGTTGATCAACGAACGTCTCGGCCACGGCAGCAGGTCGCCGACTTGCGTGGTGATCACGTGCTTGAGCGGCGTGTTGCTGAGCACGCGCTGCAGCACAGCGGCAAAATTCTCAACAATGACAATGGCTTTGGCGCCGGCATCCTGCAACTGATGCGCCACTTCACGCGGCGTGTACAGCGGATTGACATTCACCACGACCATGCCAGCGCGCAGGATGCCGAACAGTGCCACCGGGTATTGCAGCAGGTTTGGCGCCATGATGGCGACGCGGTCACCCTGGGCCATGCCTGGCAATCCCTGCAAAAAGGCGGCAAATTCACGCGTCAGGCGCTCCAACTCGGCGTAACTTATGGTGTGACCGAGGTTGTGAATAGCTGGACGGTCAGCAAACCTGGTTGCGGTTTTTTCGAGCAGATCGGGGATTGACGTGAACAGGTCGGGATTGATGTCGGCTGGCATTGCGGCGGGGTAGTTTTTCAGCCAGATTTGCTTGTCGATGGTGTTCTCCAGTGAGATTTAAGTTGGGGCCGCGGGCTCAGGACACCGAAAAATGCACGGTCGGTGGGCTCAGGTCGGCAAACGATGTCCCGAGGGCAATTTCGCCGCGCCCATGCAAGACACATTCCTCGCGCCTGAGCAACAGGTCGGAGCCGCCACCTGAAAACCGCACCCAACTGCCGTAGGAGCTAAGGTCCACCAGCATGACGCTGCCATTGCGCCAGTCAATCCGGGCGTGGGTGCGGGAAACGCGCGGGTCATTAACGACCACCTCTGCCTGATGCATGCGTCCAATGTGAATCGGCAGCTCAAACGATTGGAAAGTCTTGCGGTTGTCAAGCCAGCTCAACTCAATCTGGCCGCCCAGCACATCGTTTTGAGTCACATCAAACTGCGGGTCCACCTCAGCCTGCATGGTCAGAAAAGCCGAGGCGACGTCTTCCTGCCAATCGACCTGGTAGACGGTACACGGCTCGGCGCGCCCGCGGATGTTGATCGGCCCCAGAATTCGAAAGCGCACGCCTTCTGCTTCCGTGGCGCCGTCCAGCGCTGCGCTATTGGCCCAGATCTGGTGCGCACCCGAGAGGTCACTCAGACGCGCCGCTATGTTGACGGCGTCACCATAACAATCGCCAGCCAGGAGCTCGACATCGCCACTGGCAACACCAATGCGGATCGGCATCCGTTGGGCGGGCGGTACCAGGGTCATGCGTTTTTGATGCCGGCGTTGTATCTCGACCACGGCATTGACGGCGGACGCGCTGTCCGGAAACAAGGCCAGCACCCCGTCGCCCAGCATTTTGACAACCCGCCCTCCGTGCGATTCAACCACGATGGCAATCCAGGTCGTTATCTGCGTGACAGCCAGAGTGGCTTTGGCATTCCCCAAGGCTTCAAAGACACTTGTGCTGCCAAACAGATCGGCAAATACGACAGTCGTGTGCTCACCCATACCCAGCTGATTCCGTTTCTTGATCTTGGATCGAGTTTAGGGCATATCCCCGCCTTTT contains these protein-coding regions:
- a CDS encoding AMP-binding protein; translated protein: MPADINPDLFTSIPDLLEKTATRFADRPAIHNLGHTISYAELERLTREFAAFLQGLPGMAQGDRVAIMAPNLLQYPVALFGILRAGMVVVNVNPLYTPREVAHQLQDAGAKAIVIVENFAAVLQRVLSNTPLKHVITTQVGDLLPWPRRSLINFVIKKVKKMVPAWRIDGAIGFRAALARGARSSFKPVQVKREDIAFLQYTGGTTGVSKGAMLTHRNILANVEQTGVWISASFQEGREIAIAPLPLYHIFCLTSTLSFMKWGSLIVLITNPRDLPALIKELGRWKFSVMTGVNTLFNGLLNAPGFDQLDFSTLKVVVGGGAAVQKTVAERWQQVTGRYITEAYGLTETSPGVCANPLATPWNGKIGLPIPSTEVSIRDEHFNELPVWHGEGDLEQHTGEICIRGPQVMKGYWNNPAETAKVMQDGWLKTGDVGHLDGEGYFAITDRKKDMILVSGFNVYPNEIESVIAMHPGVLECGAVGIPDEKTGEAVKVVVVRKDPSLTKDDILAHCKTQLTGYKMPRHIAFCDELPKTPIGKILRRDLRDMPKS
- a CDS encoding crotonase/enoyl-CoA hydratase family protein; its protein translation is MSKLVTYDLADGVATLALDNGKVNAMSPDLIVDFNQALDQAEHDRAVVIVTGKPGILSGGFDLKVMMSSPQNAIDLVTAGSKLTRRMLAHPFPLIVACPGHAVAKGAFLLLAADYRIGVEGPFNIGLNEVQIGMTMHHVGIELARDRLSPAAFQRSVISAEMFNPQGALVAGFFDQVVAVDQLLVTAQEVAQRLKKINMTAHKNTKLKARQALLDRLDSGLERDKISGLH
- a CDS encoding adenylate/guanylate cyclase domain-containing protein — encoded protein: MGEHTTVVFADLFGSTSVFEALGNAKATLAVTQITTWIAIVVESHGGRVVKMLGDGVLALFPDSASAVNAVVEIQRRHQKRMTLVPPAQRMPIRIGVASGDVELLAGDCYGDAVNIAARLSDLSGAHQIWANSAALDGATEAEGVRFRILGPINIRGRAEPCTVYQVDWQEDVASAFLTMQAEVDPQFDVTQNDVLGGQIELSWLDNRKTFQSFELPIHIGRMHQAEVVVNDPRVSRTHARIDWRNGSVMLVDLSSYGSWVRFSGGGSDLLLRREECVLHGRGEIALGTSFADLSPPTVHFSVS